One stretch of Oncorhynchus masou masou isolate Uvic2021 chromosome 9, UVic_Omas_1.1, whole genome shotgun sequence DNA includes these proteins:
- the LOC135545970 gene encoding LOW QUALITY PROTEIN: proteinase-activated receptor 4-like (The sequence of the model RefSeq protein was modified relative to this genomic sequence to represent the inferred CDS: inserted 1 base in 1 codon): MSLFAPAGTPAGTPAGTLLLLLSLSALLHGFSSSPTTEECTGMGVRLRSFKLVSNCSFTTLKDKQIQEVQAPTTVLYVPMLYLVAFTVGLPANLLALWVLLFRTKKMPSTILLINLTTTDLMILMVLPFRIVYHFQGNDWVFGEPFCRVVTALFYGNMYGSVLCLAFIAVDRYVALVHPFGXKTLRSFRTSLYMSLGVWVVALAAMVPLLVSRQSYKLDEPSITTCHDALPEEEHENYFLPYFLTLFFLCFLLPLLVVLYCYGSVIRTLVAGGQRYAHAVRVTVLVLVVFVGCLLPSNVLLLLHYSDSYLVDDGEDLYVPYMVSLAVSTLNSCIDPFIFYYVSDDFREKVRTVLCCRDDNGRDSTTGNQVSYSSTSKGTQRSKVTLLSKSSRSPVTSEGEVACR, encoded by the exons ATGAGTCTCTTTGCTCCAGCCGGGACTCCAGCCGGGACTCCAGCCGGGACTCTGCtattgctgctctctctctctgctctcctccatggcttttcctcctctcccaccacGGAGGAGTGCACTGGCATGGGCGTCC GGCTGCGCTCCTTCAAGCTGGTGTCCAACTGCAGCTTCACCACTCTGAAAGACAAACAGATCCAGGAGGTGCAGGCTCCCACCACTGTGCTCTACGTGCCCATGCTCTACCTGGTAGCCTTCACTGTGGGCCTGCCAGCTAACCTCCTAGCCCTGTGGGTCCTTCTGTTCCGTACCAAGAAGATGCCATCCACCATCCTCCTCATCAACCTCACCACCACCGACCTCATGATACTGATGGTGCTCCCCTTCCGCATAGTCTATCACTTCCAGGGCAACGACTGGGTCTTCGGCGAGCCCTTCTGTCGCGTGGTCACGGCGCTCTTCTACGGCAACATGTATGGCTCGGTGCTGTGCCTGGCGTTCATTGCAGTCGACCGCTACGTGGCATTGGTGCACCCGTTCG CCAAAACCCTCCGCAGCTTCCGCACCTCCCTTTACATGAGCCTGGGCGTGTGGGTGGTGGCGCTGGCCGCCATGGTGCCTCTCCTCGTCTCCCGCCAGTCCTACAAGCTGGACGAGCCGAGCATAACCACGTGCCACGACGCGTTGCCTGAGGAGGAGCATGAGAACTACTTCCTGCCCTACTTTCTTACACTCTTCTTTCTCTGCTTCCTGCTCCCCCTGCTGGTCGTCCTCTACTGCTACGGCTCTGTGATACGCACCCTAGTGGCGGGAGGCCAGCGCTACGCCCACGCTGTGCGCGTCACTGTGCTAGTGCTGGTAGTGTTCGTTGGCTGCCTGCTACCCAGCAACGTCCTCCTTCTCTTGCACTACTCCGACTCCTACCTGGTGGATGACGGGGAGGACCTGTACGTGCCGTACATGGTTAGCCTAGCTGTTAGCACGTTGAACAGCTGCATCGACCCCTTCATCTTCTACTACGTCTCTGACGACTTCAGGGAAAAGGTCAGGACGGTGCTGTGTTGCCGCGACGACAACGGGAGAGACTCGACAACGGGGAACCAGGTGTCCTATTCGTCCACCTCAAAGGGGACGCAAAGGTCAAAGGTGACACTACTGTCCAAGTCTAGTCGGAGCCCGGTGACGTCAGAGGGGGAGGTAGCATGCAGATAG
- the LOC135545971 gene encoding leukocyte cell-derived chemotaxin-2-like: protein MKTAVLLFTVVLIAVLSECEMVKFGQLCSDNSSNRRRTGDRWGQGHHGASRGGRTHQGLDIVCNDGATVYAPFDVELNGKVIVYTDPKKAAINDGINLSGEGLCFKLFYVKPDKYSGMVKKGQRIGTMLTMQSVYPGITSHVHVQMCDKSDPTKFF from the exons ATGAAGACTGCTGTTCTTTTGTTTACTGTGGTGCTCATAG CTGTGTTGTCAGAGTGTGAGATGGTCAAGTTTGGTCAGCTGTGCAGCGACAACTCCagtaacaggaggaggacaggggacaGATGGGGACAAGGACACCACGGCGCAAGCAG AGGAGGCCGTACGCATCAGGGTCTGGACattgtgtgtaatgatggggccacagtgtatGCTCCATTTGACGTGGAACTCAACGGGAAAGTGATCGTGTACACAGACCCGAAGAAGGCAGCCATCAACGATGGGATAAACCTCAGTGGAGAGG GTCTGTGCTTTAAGCTGTTCTACGTAAAGCCTGACAAGTACTCTGGGATGGTGAAGAAGGGCCAGAGGATTGGGACCATGTTGACCATGCAAAGTGTCTACCCAGGGATCACTTCTCACGTCCACGTCCAGATGTGTGACAAGTCTGACCCCACCAAGTTCTTCTAA